The window GGCTGATGGAGGCTTACGCGGTAAGCTTGGCTGCTGACGGGAACGGCTTGGCTTTTCTGGTTACGAATACGATGTCCCTCACCGTTGTTTCTACCGTCGTGCTCCTGATCCTGCGCTACCGGCCGCCGAATGTCCCGAAAAAATAATCCGCACCGCCGTCCCCTTGCCCACCTCAGAGGAAATCTCCACCTCATGCCCCAGCTTGCCGCAGATCTGCTTGACGAGATAAAGGCCCATTCCGGTTGATTCCTGAAAGCTGCGCCCGTTCACACCGGTAAAATACGGATCGAATACCCTTGGCAGATCGCCGGAAGGAATACCTACTCCCTCATCACGCACCTCAAGTGTGACCCTCCCCTGCTCCTCAGCATAACCATGAAAATGGACAAATCTGCCTTCCTCCACCGTATAACGCAGCGCATTAGTAATCAGCTGGGTCAGCACAAATGTCAGCCATTTCTCGTCAGAAGTGATCGTAATGCCGCTGTCTACGGAAATGGCCGGAAACACCCGTTTGCGGATGAACAGCCGCTTCTGCTCTGAAGTCACACTGCGCACAATGTCTGCAAGTTTCAGCTGCTCTACGTAAAAATCATGCTCAAACGTATCCAGCCGGGCGGTGTAGAGCACCGTATCCAGCCCTTTTTTCAGCCGGTCCAACTCGTCGCCGATTGCGGTGAATGGAGGTCCGTCCTTGTCCTGTATGATCAGATGGATGACCGAGAGCGGTGTCTTCATGCCATGCACCCACTGGTTAATGAAATGGATATGCTCCTCCAGCTTATGGCGGTAGCTGTGCAGATCATTCTGATAGAGCCGGAACTGCTGGGTCAGCAGTGTGCGCAGGCTGTCGGCAAGCGGTGAGCTCTGGGCGGGACCGCCTGATTCATCAAGCGAGCCCGGCAGCGACTGCAGCCGCTCATAGAAGGAGCGGTTGCTAAGATAACGGTAAGCCAGATATCCCAGCAGCAGGCAAGTGCTGAGCAGCCCCGCATACAGGCTCACCTCTACCGCACTTCCGCCGTCCAGGCGGTATATGAGTGTGATGATCAGCAATTGGGCTATGTAGACTATGATCAGCGGCGTCTGTTCCCGCAAAAACAGCTTCATCCTACACTTCCCCCCAGTTGCCTGATAACCGGTAGCCTTGACCGCGCACGGTCTGAAGCCCATCCTGGATATCCAGGACGGCCAGCTTTTTGCGTACCCGGGTGACATAGACATTCAGCGTATTATCATCAACAAACGCCTGTTCATCCCAGATTTTCTCCAGCAGCCGGTCGCGTGTGACGATTGTGCCGGCTTTTTGCATGAGTTCATCGAGAATTTTCGCTTCGGTGTGGCTAAGCTCAACCTTTGCGCTGCCGCGTGACAGAACCAGCCGCTCTACATCTAGCATCAGTCCGGAAACGCTCAGGCTGCGCTCATTGCTCCCCGCGGCATAGGAGCCGTAGGCACGGCGGAGATGGCTTTTGATTTTGGCAAAGGCAATTTCATAATCAAACGGCTTCGTAATATAATCATCCGCCCCGTTCTCCAGCGCCATGACCTGATCCATTTTACCGTCACGGGCAGAGATGAACAGAATCGGACAGGTGGAAATCCCGCGGATCTGGCGGCACCAGTAGTAACCGTCGAATTTAGGCAGATTCACATCCAGCAGGACCAGATGCGGCGCATACTGCTCAAACTCCGCTTTTACCGCATCAAAATTGCGCACCGCCTGCGTCTCATAGCCGAACTTATGAAGATAATTCTGAAGCAGGGTTACCAGACCCTGGTCAT of the Paenibacillus pedocola genome contains:
- a CDS encoding sensor histidine kinase, which produces MKLFLREQTPLIIVYIAQLLIITLIYRLDGGSAVEVSLYAGLLSTCLLLGYLAYRYLSNRSFYERLQSLPGSLDESGGPAQSSPLADSLRTLLTQQFRLYQNDLHSYRHKLEEHIHFINQWVHGMKTPLSVIHLIIQDKDGPPFTAIGDELDRLKKGLDTVLYTARLDTFEHDFYVEQLKLADIVRSVTSEQKRLFIRKRVFPAISVDSGITITSDEKWLTFVLTQLITNALRYTVEEGRFVHFHGYAEEQGRVTLEVRDEGVGIPSGDLPRVFDPYFTGVNGRSFQESTGMGLYLVKQICGKLGHEVEISSEVGKGTAVRIIFSGHSAAGSAGSGARR
- a CDS encoding response regulator transcription factor gives rise to the protein MFKIFIIEDDQGLVTLLQNYLHKFGYETQAVRNFDAVKAEFEQYAPHLVLLDVNLPKFDGYYWCRQIRGISTCPILFISARDGKMDQVMALENGADDYITKPFDYEIAFAKIKSHLRRAYGSYAAGSNERSLSVSGLMLDVERLVLSRGSAKVELSHTEAKILDELMQKAGTIVTRDRLLEKIWDEQAFVDDNTLNVYVTRVRKKLAVLDIQDGLQTVRGQGYRLSGNWGEV
- a CDS encoding PQ-loop domain-containing transporter, producing MLFTLMQLIGGIILSIGWIPQIVQILKTKSVSDLSLRAYLLMLLGIGLMEAYAVSLAADGNGLAFLVTNTMSLTVVSTVVLLILRYRPPNVPKK